Proteins from a genomic interval of Streptomyces sp. NBC_01445:
- a CDS encoding DUF397 domain-containing protein has product MAEAQDAQVSLEQDEDVKARKEREKNELYALDISGAEWHSAPGTEDHEERVEIAYLPAGAVAMRSSVDPETVLRYTEAEWTAFVLGARDGEFDLEDVAGSDAG; this is encoded by the coding sequence ATGGCCGAGGCACAGGACGCGCAGGTCTCCCTGGAACAGGACGAGGACGTCAAGGCGCGCAAGGAGCGGGAGAAGAACGAGCTCTACGCGCTCGACATCTCCGGCGCCGAATGGCACAGCGCCCCCGGCACCGAGGACCACGAGGAGCGCGTAGAGATCGCGTACCTGCCGGCCGGCGCGGTGGCGATGCGGTCTTCGGTGGATCCGGAAACGGTGCTGCGGTACACGGAGGCGGAGTGGACGGCGTTCGTGCTGGGGGCTCGGGATGGGGAGTTTGATTTGGAGGATGTGGCGGGGTCGGACGCGGGGTAG
- a CDS encoding outer membrane protein assembly factor BamB family protein encodes MKRWLSICGVLIVVTGVGSWFIWGGIPAKNDGKSSNAPSSARQAPDEVSEADGKTPVNPEARMAVEYNDKKLKPGESSYLPGSWATAKTYAMAQGSTLTGYRFRQWDPVWSTRLSGAICSTTRHVTVDGRTAVVAQSGRGGKVNAKSACNTLVVFNVNTGKKMWEVTLPHSDDAYATNMNVTLTRGVAVTAWGSGSAAYDLRQGKKLWETPGREACNDSGFAGGRDLLALQTCGSAGDDTSYRVQKIDRRTGKPEWTYQVARGVGATYLVSSNPPVIAVAAGADAVTDLIVLDAHGKHRSTMALGVDRYVTDCGGSLFGTVESCDAVIVGSRQVFVGRKASIDALFTDSPANSITAFDLHSGKPVRKFKSKARRATYPVQMSGDRLLAFRASDDNRAPSAVVSIDPKTGTERPFLLFEMPSAMVALGEPESLDMTVSHGRVFFAFKEIHAPGKADGLIPGVVGYESAG; translated from the coding sequence GTGAAGCGTTGGCTGTCCATCTGCGGCGTTCTCATCGTCGTGACCGGCGTTGGCTCATGGTTCATATGGGGTGGAATCCCAGCGAAAAATGACGGCAAGTCGAGCAACGCGCCCAGTTCTGCCCGGCAAGCCCCGGATGAGGTGAGCGAGGCTGATGGGAAGACCCCGGTCAACCCAGAAGCCCGCATGGCAGTCGAGTACAACGACAAGAAGTTGAAGCCGGGCGAGAGCTCCTACCTGCCGGGCAGTTGGGCTACGGCCAAGACTTATGCCATGGCACAGGGAAGCACACTCACGGGGTACCGATTCAGGCAATGGGACCCTGTCTGGAGCACCAGGTTGAGCGGTGCCATCTGCTCGACGACCAGGCATGTGACAGTCGATGGCCGAACTGCCGTCGTTGCTCAGTCTGGTCGCGGGGGCAAGGTAAACGCCAAGTCCGCATGTAACACGCTCGTGGTATTCAACGTGAACACCGGCAAGAAGATGTGGGAAGTGACGCTGCCCCACTCCGACGATGCGTACGCGACCAATATGAATGTGACGCTGACGCGAGGCGTCGCCGTGACGGCATGGGGATCGGGTTCGGCAGCGTACGACCTGCGTCAGGGCAAGAAGCTCTGGGAGACTCCAGGCAGGGAAGCCTGCAACGACAGCGGTTTCGCGGGAGGACGTGACTTGCTGGCGCTGCAGACCTGTGGAAGCGCTGGCGACGACACCTCATATCGAGTCCAGAAGATTGACCGGCGTACAGGAAAGCCCGAGTGGACGTACCAGGTGGCGCGGGGTGTCGGGGCAACCTACTTGGTGTCGTCGAATCCACCGGTAATCGCTGTCGCTGCAGGCGCGGACGCAGTGACGGACCTCATCGTTCTTGACGCGCACGGCAAGCACAGATCGACGATGGCGCTGGGAGTTGACCGCTACGTCACGGACTGTGGCGGCTCGCTTTTCGGGACTGTAGAGTCCTGCGACGCGGTGATCGTGGGGAGCCGTCAAGTATTCGTGGGAAGAAAGGCATCCATCGACGCTCTCTTCACCGACAGTCCCGCGAACTCGATTACAGCTTTTGATCTGCACTCGGGGAAGCCTGTTCGTAAGTTTAAGTCTAAGGCCCGCCGTGCCACGTATCCCGTCCAGATGAGCGGTGACAGGCTCCTGGCATTCAGAGCAAGTGACGACAATCGAGCGCCGTCGGCGGTCGTGAGTATCGACCCGAAGACGGGCACGGAACGTCCCTTTCTCCTGTTCGAGATGCCTTCCGCGATGGTGGCGCTCGGAGAGCCGGAGTCGCTAGACATGACCGTCAGCCACGGGCGGGTTTTCTTCGCATTCAAGGAGATTCACGCGCCTGGGAAGGCCGACGGTCTCATTCCAGGCGTTGTCGGTTACGAAAGCGCTGGCTAG
- a CDS encoding WXG100 family type VII secretion target — protein sequence MGLNHDEMVVKYGALDTAATEIGNMAKQLEADLQEIKTLVAGTVAYWEGEAQSKYGEEQQKWDKEAHDIHQALQGIGHVVHLAGGDYMGGDKKAASFFL from the coding sequence ATGGGTCTGAACCACGACGAGATGGTCGTCAAGTACGGCGCTCTCGACACCGCGGCCACCGAAATCGGAAACATGGCCAAGCAGCTCGAGGCCGACCTGCAGGAGATCAAGACCCTGGTGGCGGGCACGGTCGCGTACTGGGAGGGCGAAGCCCAGAGCAAGTACGGCGAAGAGCAGCAGAAGTGGGACAAGGAAGCCCACGACATCCACCAGGCCCTCCAGGGCATCGGTCACGTGGTGCACCTGGCCGGCGGTGACTACATGGGTGGCGACAAGAAGGCTGCCAGCTTCTTCCTGTAG
- a CDS encoding WXG100 family type VII secretion target → MADGQRLSDDEMVRLERKIAEKFENIKSTVHRLQGTIDSLEGNWKGIGANAFNTKQHEINTSMKNIGNILVKFIDAMTGTRKIKDDSEDKVRQEVNKINVYDGAPKSTLSGY, encoded by the coding sequence ATGGCAGACGGACAGCGGCTCTCAGACGATGAGATGGTGCGGCTCGAGCGCAAGATCGCCGAAAAGTTCGAAAACATCAAGTCCACGGTGCACCGCCTTCAGGGGACGATCGACAGCCTGGAAGGCAACTGGAAGGGCATCGGCGCGAACGCCTTCAACACGAAGCAGCACGAGATCAACACGTCGATGAAGAACATCGGCAACATCCTCGTGAAGTTCATCGACGCGATGACGGGTACTCGGAAGATCAAGGACGACTCCGAGGACAAGGTGCGCCAGGAAGTCAACAAGATCAACGTTTACGACGGCGCCCCGAAGTCCACGCTCAGCGGCTACTAA
- a CDS encoding S8 family serine peptidase, translated as MSTGLAPSAVADDVHAKQWYLDDMLAERLWKVSTGKGIKVAVIDSGVNPATPSLKGKVLTDDVPAAASYGATRDYGGHGTSMAELIAGSGAGGGLQGLAPGARIIPVRTVLTTLTDKAERKKTASIPRAIRAAADSDAQIISMSFGAEYSDAEETSAIKYAAKRGKLMFAAAGNSGDKDNFIGFPAALPEVVGVGASDATGTVGKFSQSGDYIDLASPGVNVPTWCDATFKQYCQGKGTSQATAIASASAALIWSAHPKWTASQVLRVMIDTAGRDWPKNQPSKYLGYGLIRPAQNLIAGKGNPGAPDVDPITNEKTSVAGSATGATPSASVPASSQPPKSTSGGETSAAGSTAKSSSDGNDQLWIVLGVAAAVVVIGGGVFAVVRAKRSG; from the coding sequence ATGTCCACCGGGCTGGCCCCGAGCGCTGTCGCCGACGACGTGCACGCCAAGCAGTGGTACTTGGACGACATGCTGGCTGAGCGGTTGTGGAAGGTGAGCACGGGCAAGGGCATCAAGGTCGCGGTTATCGACTCAGGAGTCAATCCTGCGACGCCTTCCCTGAAGGGTAAGGTTCTGACGGACGATGTTCCCGCAGCCGCATCGTATGGAGCGACACGTGACTACGGCGGTCACGGCACATCCATGGCGGAGCTGATCGCCGGGTCCGGGGCCGGAGGCGGGCTCCAGGGGCTCGCCCCGGGAGCCCGGATCATTCCGGTGCGGACGGTGCTCACCACGTTGACGGACAAGGCCGAGCGCAAGAAGACCGCCTCAATTCCCCGGGCGATCAGGGCTGCTGCAGACTCAGACGCACAGATCATCAGCATGTCCTTCGGCGCCGAGTACTCAGATGCCGAAGAGACAAGCGCGATCAAGTACGCGGCCAAAAGGGGCAAGCTCATGTTTGCCGCGGCTGGGAACTCCGGCGACAAGGACAACTTCATCGGTTTCCCGGCCGCACTCCCCGAAGTGGTTGGGGTCGGTGCCTCCGATGCGACTGGAACGGTAGGCAAGTTCTCCCAGTCCGGTGACTACATCGATCTGGCGTCGCCGGGTGTGAACGTCCCCACCTGGTGCGACGCGACCTTCAAGCAGTACTGCCAAGGCAAGGGAACAAGTCAGGCCACCGCCATCGCCTCGGCCTCGGCCGCCCTCATCTGGTCGGCGCACCCCAAGTGGACGGCCAGCCAGGTCCTCCGGGTAATGATCGATACTGCCGGTCGTGACTGGCCCAAGAACCAGCCGAGCAAGTATCTCGGCTATGGACTGATCAGGCCCGCCCAGAACTTGATCGCCGGCAAGGGGAACCCGGGCGCCCCTGATGTCGATCCGATCACCAACGAAAAGACGTCAGTTGCCGGTTCCGCTACCGGCGCTACCCCCTCCGCTTCCGTACCAGCCTCGTCACAGCCCCCGAAATCCACTTCAGGCGGCGAGACCTCGGCGGCAGGATCGACTGCGAAGTCTTCTTCGGACGGCAACGACCAGTTGTGGATCGTCCTCGGAGTCGCGGCTGCGGTGGTGGTGATCGGGGGCGGGGTGTTCGCGGTGGTGCGGGCCAAGCGCTCTGGCTGA